actagattgggttgggatatctggtcggcatggacgggatggaccgaagggtctatttccatgctgtacatctctatgacactgccTGTGCCTGTCCCAGAACCAAtgcctgtccctgtccttctgcctgtcctgtcccagaACCAATGCCTGTCCCTCTGCCTGtccctgaccctctgcctgtcccTGACCCAGAACCAatgcctgtccctgtccctctgccTGTCCCTGTCCCATAACCAATGCCTGTCCCTCTGCCTGtccctgaccctctgcctgtcccTGACCCAGAACCAATGCCTGtccctgaccctctgcctgtccctgtcccagaaCCAATGCCTGTCCCTGACCCTCTGCCTTTCCTGTCCCTctgcctgtccctgtccctgtccctctgccTGTGCcactccctgtccctgaccctctgcctgtccctgaccctctgcctgtcccactccctgtccctgaccctctgcctgtccctgtccctgaccctctgcctgtgcCTGATGCAGCCTGCGCTCGCGGTTTTGAAATGCGGAGAGGGCGCCCTGGGCTTCCCGTCGCGGCGCCGGGGGGTAAgatggcggcggcggcggcggggaCAGCGGCGGACGCTCAGGCCCGGTACGGGACAGTCGGTGAAGGGTTTACTGTCGGAGAAGGTCTCCACCTGCACCACGGATGTGATCGCTCTCACCAAGCAGATTCTGAAGGGGTCCCGCAGCTCAGAGGTACCGGAGCGGACACCCAGCTCCTGACACTTTCACAAAGATCAGGGGAGGGGGGTCTTCACATCatcgccccaccccacccccaccctcaccctcaccccccaccctcacccccaccttcaccctcaccctcacccccacccctcaccccccaccttcaccctcaccctcacccccccaccctcacccccaccttcaccctcaccctcacccccaccctcaccctcaccctcaccctcacccccaccctcacccccaccttcaccctcaccctcacccccaccctcaccctcaccctcaccctcaccctcacccccaccctcacccccaccttcaccctcaccctcaccccccaccctcaccctcaccctcacccccacccccaccctcaccctcaccctcaccccccaaccctcaccccccaccttcacccccaaccctcacccccaccttcacccccaaccctcacccccaccttcacccccaacccccacccccaccttcacccccacccccaccctcacccccacccccaccttcaccctcacccctcacccccacccccacccccaaccctcaccccacccccacccccaaccctcacccccacccccaccttcaccctcacccctcaccccccacccccaccttcaccctcacccctcacccccacccccacccccaaccctcacccccaccccccacccccaaccctcacccccacccccaccttcacccccaccctcaccccccacccccaccttcaccctcacccctcacccccacccccacccctcaccctcacccccaccccccacccccaccctcaccctcacccccaccttcacccccaccctcacccccacccccaccttcaccctcacccctcacccctcacccccaccccccacccctcaccctcacccccacccccaccctcaccctcacccccaccctcaccccccacccccacccccaccctcaccttcaccccccaccttcaccctcacccctcaccctcacccccaaccctcacccccaccctcaccctcacccccacccccaccctcacccccacccccaccctcacccccacccccaccctcaccctcacccccaccctcacccccaccctcacccccaccctcacccccacccccacccccaccccaccctcaccctcaccctcacccccacccccacccccacccccaccttcaccccccacccccaccttcacccccccaccctcaccccacccccaccctcacccccacccccacccccacccccaccctcacccccacccccacccccaccttcaccccccacccccaccctcacccccaccctcacccccaccctcacccccaccctcaccctcacccccaccctcaccccccacccccacccccaccctcacccccaaccctcaccccccacccccaccctcaccctcaccttcaccccccaccttcaccctcacccctcaccctcacccccaaccctcacccccacccccaccctcaccctcacccccaccctcacccccacccccaccttcaccccccacccccaccttcaccccccaccctcacccccacccccaccctcacccccacccccaacctcaccccccacccccaccctcacccccaaccctcaccccccacccccaccctcaccctcacccctcaccccccacccccaccctcacccccaaccctcaccccccacccccaccctcacccccaaccctcacccccaaccctcaccccccaccctcaccccccacccccacccccacccccacccccacccccacccctcacccctcaccccccacccccaccctcaccctcaccctcacccctcaccctcaccctcaccctcaccctcaccctcacccccaaccctcaccttcacccctcacccccaaccctcacccccaaccctcacccccaaccctcacccccaaccctcacccccaaccctcacccccaccctcacccccaccctcaccttcacccccaacccccaccctgtcactctccccaacccccaccccaccccaccccaccccacccaccatcCACCTTCACACCCCCATCCACCttcacacccccaacccccaccctgtcactctccccaacccccaccccaccccaccccaccccaccccacccaccatcCACCTTCACACCCCCAACCCTCACCCtgtcactccccccacccccacccccatcccatcaTCCACTTTCaagcccccaacccccaccctgtcaccccctcaacccccaccctgtcactctcccctccccccaacacccaacctgtctctctcccctcccccagctTCCACCCTGTACCCAACACAAGTCTGTCACCTTCACCCAATCCCTCTtgcctctccttcccctcttgcTCCCCCCCACGATCTACATcaacccctctccccatctcctccctcctCTACTCCTTCACTCCGATCCCCATCCTCTCACCTTCTTGCCCTTCACATACACAAGGATGGTGCAGGGGAGGTCTGATCCAGTGATAGTGGTTCACTGACCTCTCCCCCTTCCTGGGGATTCGGGGCCAATTTGCCCACACCACCACCTTTCCCCCCACCCCTAGAACTCCCAAAAGGTCCTAAGCTCAAGATGAACTCCACAGGGAGGGATGAGTTGGGGAGAGATTGACCTGGTGACCCTAGCTGGCGCCTCTCATGGAACTAAGGGAGTGCCTCACCGCCAACGGCGTCATTTGTAATGGCTGGCATCCACTtggtacacagcaagatcccacagatgGCAATGTATTGAATGACTGGGAGACCCCATACAGTTCTGTGCATCCCCTTGTGTgcgattctgaggaagggtcactcgacctaaaacattaactctgatttctctccacaggcgctgtgagacctgctgagattctccagcaatttctgtctttgtttgtgACCAGGTACTAacccaacccaccccaccccaggtcCAGacatgaaatgaaaacagaagatgctggagatgcttggcagatctggcagcattgttagagagagagagaaatagagttaacattctgGGCCTGATGTTTTGGAGATCACggcgggtcaggcaacatccgtggagagaaagcaagctaatgtttcaaggaAATGGGTTGCTACTAAtgcagccaacccattttcaactATTCGTAgctcctgaagaagagcttatgcttgaaacgtcgattctccctgctcctcagatgctgccttacctgccgtgcttttccaacaccacactctcaacattgatacaccagcatctgcagtcctcactttctcccacattaACACCTAGCTAGCTTCTCTTAGAGCCGTAGAGATCTACGGCAGCAGAAAAGGCCTATTACATCCAGATCAGTTAAATAATCAGTTATCTTAATCTTATTTTGCAACTCTTGACCCAtagccttggcatcacaagtgcccATCTAAATTTTCGATCCGAGtggtgctgatgaagggcttttgcctgaaatgtcgattttcctgcaccttggatgctgcctgacttgctgtgcttttccacattactctgatctccaccatctgcagtcctcacttttgcccatctAAATACTTAAATGTTCTGAGGGTTTCTGTCTCTATCGCTgtcacaggcagtgagttccagattctcactACACTCTGGCTGAAAAAAGTTTATCCTCGCATCTCCTTTACACTTCCTGGCTCTTACCTTAACCAATTGCAATCGAATTAGGCAAGATTTggagaatgtggattgggagctacagtttgagggtaaatccacatctgagatgtgggaatcttttaaagagtgcaggacagatatgattctgtgaaaatgaaggcaaggaatggcaggattcaGCAGCCTTGGATGACAGGGGAAATTTTCTGTTTATTTGCAAAAAAAAGAAGCATACCCAAGGTCTAAGCAGCTAAGTACAGACTAAATCATTGAAGAATACAGAGAAAGTAGGAAGGAGCTGAAGTGGGGAGTTAGGAGCGCCTGAAAGGGGCTATGAAATGTTCTTTGCCagcagggttaaggagaatcctaaagcatTTTATGCACATATTAGAACAAGAGGGTAGCGAAGGAAAGAGTACGCTCACTCAAAGATAAAGGAGGGAggttatgtgtggagtcagaggaaatgggtgagatcctcCAGAGGGAAAAGTCTCTTTCTGGCTACTTTACCTGTTCCCTCATCGTTTTATAGATCTCAGTCACGACCCcacctcaatctcctctgctgtcAAGAAAAccaccccagtctgtccaatgtcTCTTCCTAATTGAAGCTCTCCAGACCaggtgacatcctggtaaatctcctctacaccatCTCCAGTGACATCACATCACTCTTATACCTTGAATtccagaagtgcacacaatattctaactcTTCTTCCCTAGCTCACTATCAACAATCCTTTTGTCTGTcaatctttttttttctgtttttctctggGCCCCctctccacctatccactcactcCTTCCCCAACCACTCTCCATCATCGAGCATTAATATCACCTCTTCATAGTTGCAACTAATACCAAAGAAGGATTTGAGACATTAACTCTATTTGctcttcacagttgctgcctgATCTCCTGAATTCCTCCAGCATTTTTGTtgtttatccctctaaacctttcctattcctgtatctGTCCAATTTTATTTTGAATATTGTAACAATACCTGCACCTACTACTTCCTCAGCAGTTCATCCCATataccccttttaaatcttgctcctctcaccttaaaattatgccctttaCTTTTGAACTCACCACAGTAGGGAACTTTTGTTATTCACCATATCTACATACTACCTGATTCCATagacttcaataaggtcacccctcaaccttctacactccagtgaaaaaagtcccagctcatccagcctctcctttataactcaaactctgtagtcttggcaacatcctcgtaagtcTTTCCTGCATCCTCTCCAACTTAATTATATCCTTCCCTtggcagggcgaccagaactgaacacagtacaccAAACATGGCCTCACCAATTCTCTGTACTTATCTACTGTATCTACTTATGAtgcaactttcaatgaactatgtacctgaaaccctgtatctctctgttctccaacaTTTCCCAGGACCCTATTGTTAA
Above is a genomic segment from Chiloscyllium punctatum isolate Juve2018m chromosome 38, sChiPun1.3, whole genome shotgun sequence containing:
- the borcs7 gene encoding LOW QUALITY PROTEIN: BLOC-1-related complex subunit 7 (The sequence of the model RefSeq protein was modified relative to this genomic sequence to represent the inferred CDS: deleted 1 base in 1 codon) — protein: MRRGRPGLPVAAPGGKMAAAAAGTAADAQARYGQSVKGLLSEKVSTCTTDVIALTKQILKGSRSSELLGQAARNMVMQEDSILHSEDSLRKMAIITTHLQYQQEAIQKNVELSTNLQDQLKHLLK